A single window of Paracoccus sp. MBLB3053 DNA harbors:
- a CDS encoding DUF433 domain-containing protein: protein MSAELTINEVAHIAEVPPRSVEKAIETGIMKPVKRRAMFTNTMARFLNENSVCYFAAVGHSTYLKELPVSRKKMLMKAIQGMTGPSLVPLDLEPGLYLDLPLIAGAKLEAARAYMTDKKRYITSDPEIFGGVPIIKGTRIPVYAVRDRLADGDTIDDLLEDYPDLARKAFIAANIYALTHPERGRPVAAGRPWESAA, encoded by the coding sequence GTGAGCGCCGAGTTGACCATCAATGAAGTGGCCCACATCGCTGAGGTCCCGCCACGTAGTGTGGAGAAGGCGATTGAGACAGGCATCATGAAGCCGGTGAAGCGCCGTGCGATGTTCACGAACACGATGGCGCGATTTCTCAACGAAAATTCGGTTTGCTACTTCGCGGCAGTCGGGCACTCGACTTACCTTAAGGAACTACCTGTCAGCCGCAAAAAGATGCTGATGAAGGCAATCCAGGGGATGACAGGCCCAAGCCTCGTACCGCTTGATCTCGAGCCTGGGCTCTACCTCGATCTGCCATTGATCGCCGGTGCAAAACTTGAGGCCGCGCGTGCATATATGACCGACAAAAAGCGATACATCACCAGCGATCCTGAAATCTTTGGCGGGGTCCCGATCATCAAGGGCACCAGGATCCCTGTCTATGCGGTGCGCGACAGGCTGGCCGACGGCGATACGATTGACGATCTGTTGGAAGATTATCCGGATCTTGCCCGAAAGGCCTTCATCGCGGCCAACATCTATGCATTGACTCACCCGGAACGGGGACGTCCGGTGGCGGCGGGTCGCCCTTGGGAATCCGCAGCGTAA
- a CDS encoding IS3 family transposase (programmed frameshift), translated as MKASKFTEAQKAFILKQGEEGTAVAEICRKAGISQATYFNWKKRYGGLLPDEMRRLKALEDENVRLKKIVADLTLDREMLQDVIRRKPLRPARTRKLVDGMLVDWGVSIRRACRALRFDTSSYHYKSRRTGQAGLELRIREICETRVRYGYRRIHVLLRREGWQVNIKKTRRIYNELGLQLRNKHPKRRVKAKLREDRQEAAGPNEVWAMDFVQDQLALGKKLRILTIVDIHSRYCPAADPRFAYRGEDVVQTLERVCRQTGYPQTIRVDNGSEFISRDLDLWAYANDVTLDFSRPGKPTDNGFIEAFNSKLRAECLNAHWFMDLADAREKLEAWRRDYNEVRPHSAIGYNVPINLHIPGGATSPPP; from the exons ATGAAGGCATCGAAGTTTACGGAGGCGCAGAAGGCGTTCATCCTGAAGCAGGGCGAAGAAGGGACGGCCGTTGCGGAGATCTGCCGCAAGGCGGGGATCAGCCAGGCGACCTACTTTAACTGGAAGAAGCGGTATGGCGGCTTGTTGCCCGACGAGATGCGGCGGTTGAAGGCGCTCGAAGACGAGAATGTGCGGCTGAAGAAGATCGTGGCCGACCTGACCTTGGACCGCGAGATGCTGCAGGATGTCATTCGCCGAAAGC CTCTGAGGCCTGCCCGGACGCGCAAGCTTGTCGACGGGATGTTGGTCGATTGGGGTGTGTCGATCCGGCGGGCCTGCCGGGCGCTGCGGTTCGACACCTCGAGCTACCATTACAAATCCCGTCGCACCGGACAGGCCGGCCTTGAATTGCGGATCCGCGAGATCTGCGAGACGCGTGTGCGCTATGGCTACCGGCGCATTCATGTGCTGCTGCGGCGGGAAGGCTGGCAGGTGAACATCAAGAAGACGCGCAGGATTTACAATGAGTTGGGCCTGCAATTGCGCAACAAGCACCCTAAGCGCCGGGTGAAGGCCAAGCTGCGCGAGGACCGCCAGGAGGCCGCCGGGCCGAACGAGGTCTGGGCGATGGACTTCGTTCAGGACCAGCTTGCTTTGGGAAAGAAGCTGCGAATCTTGACCATCGTGGACATCCATTCGCGCTACTGCCCGGCGGCAGATCCCCGGTTCGCCTACCGGGGCGAGGATGTGGTCCAGACCTTGGAACGGGTCTGTCGGCAGACTGGCTATCCGCAGACGATCAGGGTCGACAACGGCAGCGAGTTCATTTCCCGCGACCTGGATCTCTGGGCCTATGCCAACGATGTCACCCTCGACTTTTCCCGACCGGGGAAACCCACGGACAACGGCTTCATCGAAGCGTTCAACAGCAAGCTTCGGGCGGAGTGTTTGAACGCCCACTGGTTCATGGATCTTGCGGATGCTCGCGAAAAGTTGGAGGCTTGGCGCAGAGATTACAACGAAGTCCGGCCTCACAGCGCGATCGGATACAACGTGCCGATCAACCTGCACATTCCCGGTGGCGCAACCAGCCCGCCCCCGTGA
- a CDS encoding DUF5615 family PIN-like protein translates to MNLFFDECVSAGAAVHFRDTTDHAACHTRDINMSGAPDTEVLAYCIAFDHILITVNGKDFRKLCATPDQMHPGLIIVPSVSKARQILLIEAALALISQEAPPETPQDWMVNRVVEVDAQGAVTHAQLPKLGS, encoded by the coding sequence ATGAACCTGTTCTTTGACGAATGCGTTTCTGCGGGTGCGGCGGTGCATTTCCGCGACACGACGGACCATGCCGCTTGTCATACCCGCGACATCAATATGTCGGGTGCGCCTGACACGGAGGTGTTGGCCTATTGTATCGCGTTCGACCACATCTTGATCACGGTCAACGGCAAGGATTTTCGGAAGCTTTGCGCGACACCCGATCAGATGCATCCCGGGCTTATCATCGTTCCGTCCGTTTCCAAGGCGCGGCAGATCCTTTTGATCGAGGCCGCTCTCGCACTGATCAGCCAAGAGGCTCCGCCCGAAACACCTCAGGACTGGATGGTCAACCGCGTCGTCGAGGTGGATGCCCAAGGTGCGGTTACGCACGCGCAGTTGCCGAAGTTGGGGTCCTGA
- a CDS encoding aldehyde dehydrogenase, giving the protein MHKADLYIDGAYSSASSAKTFERVNPVTGKLATTAAAATKDDAARAADAAARAFAGWSQTSAAERRRLLFAAGQALLARADDFVAAMAEEIGSTEAWARFNVKLASDMLIEAGALTTQIKGEVIPSNRPGTTALALRVPVGVVFSMAPWNAPVILGVRSLATPLACGNTVVMKTSELCPRTHGLIVETIASAGFPQGVLNAISNAPEDASAIVEELIAHPAVRRVNFTGSTRVGRIIAEKAAKHIKPALLELGGKAPFIVLEDADIEAAVAAAAFGAYMNQGQICMSTERIITVGEVADKFTEAFATKVASLKAGDPREGATPLGSVVSTDAANRIRELVQDATSKGARLIAGGGGSGTLIDAVALDHVTPAMRLYSEESFGPVAVIIRAGSVDEAVSVANDSEMGLSAAVFGRDQAMAMTVAARIESGICHINGPTVHDEAQMPFGGVKESGYGRFGGQAGINEFTELRWVTQQNGPLHYPI; this is encoded by the coding sequence ATGCACAAGGCTGATCTCTACATTGACGGGGCCTATTCATCGGCATCCAGCGCCAAGACATTCGAGCGCGTGAACCCGGTCACGGGCAAGCTTGCGACTACCGCCGCCGCTGCCACCAAGGACGATGCGGCGCGGGCGGCCGATGCGGCGGCGCGGGCCTTCGCGGGCTGGTCGCAGACATCCGCCGCCGAACGTCGCCGCCTGCTCTTCGCGGCCGGTCAGGCGCTTCTGGCGCGCGCCGATGATTTCGTCGCCGCCATGGCCGAGGAAATCGGCTCGACCGAGGCCTGGGCGCGTTTCAACGTCAAGCTGGCCTCGGACATGCTGATCGAGGCGGGGGCGCTGACCACCCAGATCAAGGGTGAGGTCATCCCCTCGAACCGTCCCGGCACCACGGCCCTGGCCCTGCGTGTGCCGGTCGGCGTGGTCTTTTCCATGGCGCCGTGGAACGCGCCGGTGATCCTTGGCGTGCGGTCCCTGGCGACGCCGCTTGCCTGCGGCAATACCGTGGTGATGAAGACATCCGAGCTTTGCCCGCGCACCCATGGCTTGATCGTCGAGACGATCGCTTCGGCCGGTTTCCCGCAAGGGGTTCTAAACGCGATCTCGAACGCGCCCGAAGATGCATCGGCCATCGTCGAGGAACTGATCGCCCATCCGGCTGTTCGGCGGGTGAATTTCACCGGCTCGACCCGCGTCGGGCGGATCATCGCGGAAAAGGCCGCAAAGCACATCAAGCCCGCGCTGCTGGAACTGGGCGGCAAGGCCCCCTTCATCGTGCTGGAGGATGCCGACATCGAGGCCGCCGTCGCGGCAGCGGCCTTTGGCGCTTACATGAATCAGGGCCAGATCTGCATGTCCACGGAACGGATCATCACCGTAGGCGAGGTGGCGGATAAATTCACCGAAGCCTTTGCCACGAAGGTCGCCTCGCTGAAGGCGGGCGATCCGCGCGAGGGGGCGACGCCCTTGGGGTCCGTCGTTAGCACGGATGCCGCGAACCGCATCCGCGAATTAGTGCAGGACGCGACCAGCAAGGGCGCGAGACTGATCGCGGGCGGCGGCGGCTCGGGCACGCTGATCGACGCCGTGGCGCTGGATCATGTCACTCCGGCGATGCGGCTTTACAGCGAGGAAAGCTTTGGTCCCGTGGCCGTCATCATCCGCGCGGGCAGCGTGGACGAGGCGGTTTCTGTCGCCAATGATAGCGAGATGGGCTTGTCGGCGGCGGTCTTCGGACGCGACCAGGCTATGGCCATGACCGTGGCAGCGCGGATCGAAAGCGGGATCTGCCACATCAATGGACCGACCGTCCATGACGAGGCCCAGATGCCCTTCGGCGGAGTCAAGGAGTCGGGCTATGGCCGTTTTGGTGGACAGGCGGGAATCAACGAGTTCACGGAGCTTCGCTGGGTTACCCAGCAGAACGGCCCATTGCACTACCCAATCTGA